In the Sinomonas cyclohexanicum genome, GGGGCTCGAGCCGTACCTCGAGCTGCGCACCATCAACGCCCGCGCCCACGCGCCCGCCCAGGCGGCAGCGCCGTCGGCCGCGGCCACTGCGGGGAACTGAGGAGGACTGCACATGGACAACGCAACCACGGGCCTGGAGGTCATCACCCTCGGCACCGCGGCCGGCCCCGCCATCCGCAGCGGCGCGCCCGGCATCGCCACGGCGGTAGTGGTCTACGGCGCGCACTACCTCGTCGACTTCGGCCTCGGCTGCACCCGCCAGGCCCAGGCCGCGGGGCTGCGCGGCAAGGATCTTCGCGCGGCGTTCGTCACGCACCTCCACTCCGATCACGTGGGCGAGCTGCCCGCGTACCTGCTCTGGAACTGGGGCGCGCCGGTCGAGGGATTCGAGCACGATGTCCCGATCTACGGCCCCGGGCCGGACACGTCCGCCATGGTGTCCTCGATCCTCGCGGCCTACGACTACGACATCCGCATCCGCATCGTGGATGAGGGCCGCCCGGACCTGAGGAAGATCGTGCGTCCCGTGGACATCCCGCTGCCCGCGGGCATCGCCGCGGCCGGCCCCGAGCACACCCCGGCGATGGAGCCGTTCGCCGTCTACGAGGATGAGTTCGTCACGGTCACCGCCATCCTCGTCGAGCACCCGCCCGTCTTCCCGGCCTTCGCGTTCCGCTTCGACACCCGGTACGGATCGGTGGTCATCTCGGGGGACACGACCGAGTGCGCCAACGTCGCCCGGCTGGCCCGCAGCGCGGACCTGCTCGTGCACGAGGCCGTCAACCTCGCGTTCTTCGCCGAGCGCGACTTCTCGCCCGAGTTCCTCAACCACCAGCAGATCTCCCACACCACCCCTGACGGGGTCGGTCGGATCGCGACGGCGGCGGGCGTTCCGCACGTCGTGCTCTCACACCTCGCCGGGGTCGCGACCGATGACGAGTGGGCCGACGGCGTGCGGACCGAATTCGCGGGCAAGGTCACCGTGGCGAAGCCCGGCCAACGATTCGCGCTCGCGCCAGAGCCGGCCCGCACCTGACTCCGGCCCGCGAAGGACGCCGTATCGTGGAAGAGCGCCCCTGCGCGAGTGGGGGCGCTCGGTTCGTTCCTGCGGCATGAGGAGGCGTGGTGGCCGGACACGCAAAGGTGGGCGGGCAGTCCGTGACCTCCCGCGCGCTCAACATCCTCGCGACGTTCAACCAGGCCCACCCCGTCCTGGGGCTGTCGGAGATCGCCCGCAGGTCGGGCACCCCGGTCGCCACGTGCCACCGCCTTCTCGGGGACCTCGTCGAGTGGGGGGCGCTGAGCAAGACCGCAGACGGCCAGTACCAGATTGGCCACAGGCTCTGGAGCCTGGGCATGCTCGCCCCGGTGCAGAAGGGCCTCCGCGAGGTCGCCGCGCCGTACATGCACGATGTCCTCTTCGCGACCCGTCACGTGGTGAACCTCTTCGTCCTTGAGGGCTCGCGCGCCCTCCTGCTGGAGCGCATCTCGGGCACCGCCGTCGGGCAGCCCATCGCCCGCGTCGGCGAACGCCTGCCGCTGCACACGAGCGCCGGCGGCAAGGTGCTCCTCGCGTACGCGCCGCCCGCCGTCGTCGAGCGCGTCTTCGGCGACCTCTCCCGGGACACCCGGCACAGCATCGTCGACCCGATGCGCCTGCGCCGCGAGCTAGAACGCGTCCGCGAGCGGGGCTACGCCACCACCGTCGAGGAGCACGCCCTCGGCACGTCCGGGCTCGCCGTGCCGGTCGCTTCCGACGGGCGGCTGCACGGCGCGCTCGGAGTCGTGTCCGTGGGCTCCATGCCCGATGTCGACCGCACTCTTCCGGCCCTCCAAGTCGCCGCCAACGCCATAGCGCGCACGCTGCGCGAGGGAGCTTGAGCCGCTTTTCCGTCCAGCGGTAAGCACAGCGTGCCGCGGCCCGGCCACGGATCTATCGTCACTGGTAGATCAACTCCGGTGATCCGGATCACGTGACACCGGTGCGGAAGGAAGGACAGTCCCATGACGGCACAGCTCGAGGTCGGCGTCGACCCCGCTGAGGACACCCTGGGCATGGCGTTCCCGGAGGTGCGCACCGCCGTGGTGGCGCGACGCGAAGAGGTGGCCGACGGCGTCGTGCGCCTCACGCTGCGCCCGGCAGACGGCGGCCTCTTCGATGCGTGGGACGCCGGCGCGCACATTGACCTCCACGTCCCCGGCCAGGTGCGCCAGTACTCGATCTGCTCGTCGCCCGAGGACCGCGCCCAGCTCCAGGTCGCCGTCCTCCGCGCCGAGGACTCCCGCGGCGGCTCCGCCTACGTCCACGAGGCACTCGCCGAGGGCGACACCATCGAGGTGGGCGGCCCACGGAACAACTTCTCGCTCGCCCCCTCGCGCAAGTACCTCTTCGTCGCCGGCGGGATCGGCATCACCCCGATGCTGCCCATGATCGAGGCAGCCGAGGCAGCCGGAAAGGACTGGCGGCTCGCGTACGGCGGGCGCTCGCTGTCCACGATGGCGTTCGCGCTCGAACTCCGCGAGAAGTACGGCGACCGGGTTCTCCTCTACCCCTCGGACGAGACCGGCCGGCTCGACCTCGAGTCCCTCCTCGGCGTCCCGCGGGCGCTCATGCTCGTCTACGCGTGCGGTCCCCAGCGCCTGCTCGAGGCGATCGAGGACTACTGCCTGGGATGGCCCGCGGGCGCCCTGCACCTCGAGCGCTTCGCGGCCTCCCCCACCGGCGGCGGTGCTTCCGGCCCCTTCTCAGTTGAGCTGCGCCGCACCGGCCGCACCGTCGAGGTCGCCGCGGAGAGCACCGTGCTCGACGCCGTCGAGGCCGCCGGGGTGCGGGTCCTCTCTTCCTGCCGCCAGGGCGTGTGCGGCACGTGCGAGATCCCCGTCCTCGCCGGGGACGTGGACCACCGCGACGCCGTGCTCAGCGCCGAGGACCGCGCCGCCGGGACCACGATGCTCGTGTGCGTCTCCCGCGCCGCCGCCGGCTGCGGCAAGCTCACCCTCGACCTCTGACCCTCTCCTCCCCACCTCCTTCTGATCGCCGGAGCCCGCCATGACTGTTCTGACCCACCGCGAGGCCCCCGTCCTCGACGTCGACCCCTTCTCCCCCGAGAACCTCCTGAACCGCTACGCGCTGCACGAGACGATGCGCGAGACGGGCCCGGTGGTCTACCTCCCCGCCTACGGCGTGTACGCCGTGACGCACTTCGAGCCCGTCCGGGACATCCTGAGGGACTTCGAGACGTACTGCTCCTCGGGCGGCGTGGGCCCCACCGACATCCGCAAGGAGGCCGAGTGGCGCCCCGCGGGCATCCTCGAATCTGACCCGCCCACGCACACCGCGATGCGACGCGGTCTCTCCAAGGTCATCCACCCGGGGTCGGTGCGCGGGCTCGCCTCGGCGTTCGCTCCGCCCGCGCGGGAGCTGGTGGAGCGTCTGGTCGCCGCCGGGACGTTCGACGCCGTCACGGACCTCGCGCAGGTCTACCCCCTGCGCGTGTTCCCCGACGCGGTCGGGATCCCGGACTCCGGGCGCGAGAACCTGCTCCCCTACGGCGCGATGGCCTTCAACGCCTTCGGCCCGCGCAACGAGATCTACCACCGCGCCTTCGAGAACGCCGAGTCGGTGACGGCGTGGGTCGAGTGGGCATGCTCACGCGGGAGCCTCCTGCCCGGGGGCTTCGGCGAGAAGATCTGGGAGCAGGCCGAGCTCGGCAACATCACGCCGTCGGAGGCCTCGCTGCTCGTGCGCGCGCTCCTCTCGGCGGGCGTCGATTCGACCATCGGCGCGATCGGGAACACGATCCTGTGCCTGGCCCGCGAGCCGGAGCAGTGGGAGCGGCTGCGCCGCGAGCCGCACCTCGCGAAGTTCGCCGTCGACGAGGCCCTGCGCCTCGAGTCCCCGTTCCAGATGTTCCACCGCACCGCCACGGTCGCCTCCGAGGTGGCCGGGGTCCACATTCCCGCGGACTCCAAGATCCTCCTCTTCATGGGCGCCGCCAACCGCGACCCCCGCCGCTGGGGAGACACCGCCGAGACGTTCGACCTCGACCGCAGTGCCGCCGGCCACGTGGCCTTCGGCATGGGGCTGCACCAGTGCGTGGGGCAGCCCATCGCGCGGCTCGAGATGGAGCTGGTCCTCAAGGCCCTCATCGACCGGGCCGAAACCCTCGAGCTCAACGGAGAACCCGTCGAGGAGCTCCACAACACCCTGCATTTCTACCGTTCCGTCCCCCTCAGGGTCTCCGCCGCGGCGGAGACCGGTTCTACGAAGGAGTAGTACCGAGATGACCCAGCTCGCCAACCGGCGCCAGCCTGCCGCTGTCCCTCGCCCCGTCCGATCCTCCGACCCTGCCGCGTGGAGCTATCAGAAGCGCCGACGGTACGGGTGGATCGTCACCGTCTCCCTGCTCTTCCTCATGATGCTCAGTTGGGCGGACAAGGCGGTCCTCGGGCTCGCCGCGGTGCCGATCATGAAGGACCTCCACATCACCCCTGAGGTGTTCGGGCTCGTCAGCAGCGCCATGTTCTTCACCTTCGGCGTTTCGCAGCTCATTGCCGCACCGTTGGCCAACAAGGTCCAGAGCCGGTGGATCCTGCTGGTGATCTGCATTCTCTGGTCCGTCGCCCAGGCGCCCATCCTGGTCTTCACCTCACTGCCGGCCCTTTGGGTGAGCCGCCTGCTCCTCGGCGCCGGCGAGGGGCCACTCGCCCCCGTCATGATGCATGGGGTCTACAAGTGGTTCCCGGAGAAGAAGGGCGCCACCCCGGCGGCGCTGGCCTCCTCCGGCGTGACCCTCGGAATCGTCGCCTTCGCCCCCGTGCTCGCCTGGGTGATCGGCTCCTTCGGCTGGCACATGGCCTTCGCCCTGCTCGCCGTCGTCGGTCTGCTCTTCGCCGCCTACTGGGCGGTGGTTGGGAAGGAGGGCCCGTACACGAGCCGGGCCGCTGAGCTGAAGCTCGACGGTGCGCCGACTGGGACGGGCAGCGGTCAGGCGGCCGGCTCGACCCCGGCCATCGAGGCCCGTGTCCCCTACTTGCGCACGATCCTGACGCCGAGCTGGATCTTCGCAGTGCTCACGTCGTTCTTCGGCTACTGGACCTTCACCCTCGCCATGTCCTGGGGCCCCGCGTACTTCCAGACCGTCCTCCACCTCACGGGGCAGCAGGCCGGAAGCCTCATCGCACTCCCTGCAGCCTGGGGCGCCATAGCCACCGTCGGTCTCAGTGCACTCACCCAGCGGCTCCACCTCCGCGGCGTCGCGACCCGAAAGTCCCGCGCCTGGATCCTCGGCGGTGGAGCGGTGTTCGGCGGCGCGGCACTGTTCGCAGCCTCCATCGTCCCTGACCCCGTCATCGCTGTGGGGCTCATGGTCTTCGGCTTCGGCACCGCTCCTGCCCTCTTCGCCCTCAGCTACCTCGTGGTCGCCGAGCTGACGTCAGTCGCGCAGCGCGGCGCCAACCTCTCGATCGCCAACGCAGTCTTCACCACTGGAGGCGTGTTCGCCCCGGCTGTCTCCGGGTTCCTCATCGGCGGTGCCGCATCGCCGGCGGCGGGCTACTCTGCCTCGTTCTCCCTCGCTGGAGGTCTCCTGCTGGCGTGCGGCGTGCTCTCCCTCCTATTCGTCAACCAGCAGCGCGACCGTCGCCGGCTCGGCCTCGACGCCCCCAAGGTGGGCGCCTGACGCACTGACCTGACACGCTGAGGAGCTGAGCGCACGACGGCGGGTGCCCACCCGCCGTCGTGCGCTCACGTCCGGTCGCGGGCCGTGCCCCAGTTGCGGGGTCCTTGGCGGGCGCTGCGCTGGCGGTCGCTCCCGGTCTGGGACTGAGGGCATCGCTCGGGGCTATCCTCGGAAGTGCTTGAGAAGCGGGCGCGACGACGGCGGGTGCCCACCCGCCGTCGTCGGTTGCAGCCCACCCTCCCGCAAGGACCACACCTTCTGGACATGGCCTCTGTCTACGGCGCGAGGTCTTGTCCAGAAGGTGTGGTCATTCCATCGCCCCCGCAGTGACGTGGCCCCTCAGCGCAGGGACGTGACCCCTCAACGCGGCCCGGGCACCATGGGCCCAGATCCATGCCGAGGCGGCGCAGAGACGGGATCCAGGTCCATGGTTCCGGCCCCCTCCGAAACGGGACAGTAGATACATCGGCAAGGAGATCCCGCCCGGTATCACCCCAGATACGGAGAACCCGCATGAAGTTCCGCTCGCTCTCGCTCGCAGCAGCTGCCCTCACCGCCGCGCTCGCCCTGCCCGCCGCGCTCCCGGCCTACGCCGCGGACGGCCCAGCCGCGGCCCAGACGGCCCCTGCCGCCCAGGACGATGCGAACCACCAGGGCCTCAACGCCCGGATCAACGCCAAGGACGGCGTGGGCCTGGTCTTCGAGGGCAGCGACTGGCACGCGGACCACGTGACGCCGCCGAGCAACATCCCCAACGGTGGCGGCACCAACTTCATCCTCATGCAGGACAACTCGCACTGGTCCACCGAGTACGGCGCGTACGGCACGGCGAAGGCCCGCATCTGGGACCACGGCAAGCCCACGGACTTCTGGATCAAGATGTACGCCTCGGTCTACTACTACCCGTACACGAAGGCATCCTGCACGATCTTCCGCGGAGACCCGGACGTGACGGGCAAGCAGATCGACTTCAGCCCGTATTCGTGCGATGTGACGTCGATCGACCACTCGGACCCGTGGCGCGTGGTGTTCAACGTGGGCCACACGGCCGCGGAGACGATCACGGACAAGGACACGCAGGCCCGCCTCCTCAACGACGCCTGCAAGGGCGAGAACGCCGAACAGAACTGCTTCTACACCCCGAAGTCGGTCGAGTTCATCACGGACAGCCCGAAGCCGTACGGCGCCCCCGTCGCGAACCCCTACGACTCGAAGATGACCATGGGCGTGAAGTCCGAGCACGTCGTCGGGACGTCGAACACCGTGGGCGTCGAGTTCTCGACGACGCTCACGCTCTGGAAGATCTGGGAGAACAGCCTGAAGGTGAGCTACCAGCACACGTGGACGGACTCCCGCTCGTTCAGCCAGTCGGTCGACGTGGACGTGCCGCCGCACACCGAGTACTGGTTCACCATCGCGGCGAGCCTGGACCGCGTCACCGGCGACTTCCTGGTCCGCGCGAACGGCAAGGTGTTCCGGATCGAGAACGCGACAGTGGTGCTGCCGGACAAGGAGAAGTCCGCCACGATCGTCGGCAACAGGGCGCACTACGCGGGCACCACGCAGATCGGTGAGGCCGTGAAGTAGCCCCTCACCAGCGAAGCGCACGACGCCGGGTGCCCACCCGGCGTCGTGCGCTTCCGTTTTGCTCCTCTCGTCCGAGTATTCTGCAGAGCAGAATGATTCGGCTGGAAATCGCTTCACCGGTATTCGAATTCTGCAGAACAGAACCTTTTTCGACCCGTGGGGTGCCGTACCTCACTCTGAGATGCATGTCACAGAACCACTCCCCGTCCGCTACCGGCAATGACGCCGCGCGCCCTGCCGTCGCGGACACCCCCTCGGGCCCGAGCCGCCGCGGCGCCATCATCGCCGTGGCGGTCTGCTGGGCCCTGGTCGTCTTCGACGGCTATGACCTGATCGTCTACGGCTCCGTGCAGAACAACCTCATCGAGAGGACGGGCTGGGGCCTGAACGCCGCCTCTGCCGGCACCATCGGCTCGATGGCCTTCGTCGGCATGATGCTCGGCGCGGTCTTCGCCGGTCGGCTCTCCGACAGCTGGGGCCGCCGCAAGGCGATCATCCTGAGCACCGTGGTCTTCTCGGTGGCGACGGTCCTGTGCGCGTTCGCCCCCGGGGCCCTCGCGTTCGGTGCGCTGCGCCTCATCGCCGGCCTCGGCCTCGGCGGCCTCGTGCCGTCGGCGAACGCCCTGGCCGCCGAGCTCATCCCGGCCAGATGGCGCGGCTCGATGGCCACCCTCATGATGTCCGGCGTCCCGATCGGCGGCACGATCGCCGCGCTTCTCGGCCTCGGCGCATGATCCCGGCCTTCGGCTGGCAGTCGATGTTCCTGGTGGCGTTCATCCCCTTGGTGGTCCTCGTGCCGCTCGGCCTGCGGTTCTTCCCGGAGACGCTCGGTGCGGCGCGGACGGCAGCCGAGGACGCGGCGTCGGCCTCCACAGCCTCCGAGGGCGCCCCCCGCGGCGGGTTCGCCGGCCTGTTCCGGAACGGATTCGGCTGGATCTCGGTCCTGTTCGCCGCCTCGACGCTCTTCACGCTGTTCGCCTGGTACGGCCTCGGCACCCAGCTGCCCAAGATCATGCGCGACTCCGGCTCTGACCTCGGCCCCGCGCTGACCTTCACCATCGCGCTGAACCTCGGCGCGGTCGCGGGCTCGATCGTCACCGCGTGGGCGGGCGACAAGTTCGGTACGGTCAAGGTCTCCGTCATCGCCGCCGCGCTCGCGGGCATCGGGCTCGTGGCCCTCATCGCGACCCCGGCCTCGAACACCGCGTTCATCTACGCCGCGCTCGTGGTGGCCGGCGTCGGCACGCACGGCACCCAGTCCCTCGTGATCGGCGCCATCGCCTCGCACTACCCGAGCGAACTCCGCGGCACCGCGCTCGGCTGGGCCCTCGGCGTCGGCCGCATCGGCGCGGTCCTGGCCCCGCAGCTGTCGGGCCTGATGCTGGCCACCAAGGCGGTTCCGCCGTCGATGAACTTCGTGATGTTCGGCGCGTCCGCGATCGTCGCCGCCGTGCTCCTCGGAGCCATCGTTGTCCGCGGCGTTCGCCGCCGGTCCACCGCGACGCTCGCCGTGGAGCAGGTCGCGTAGGGGCAGCGCACCTTCCTGACGCACGACGGCGCGTGGCCGGCTTCCGCACGGGGGCCGGCCACGCGCCGTCGTGCATCAGGCCAGAACCCTCACGCCAGAACCCTCACGCCAGGACGCTCACGGGAGAACCAGCACCCGACCGCGAACGCTCCCCGACTCGAGCGCCTCGTGGGCCCTGGCCGCCTCGGTGAGGTGGAACGTGGCGCCGATCCGGGCCGCGAGCCTGCCCCGGGCCAGGAGGCTGTTGATGACGCGGGCGGCCTTCGCCAGGTCGGTGACGGCGGCGTTGCTGATCGCGAATCCCAGCAGCTTGGCGTCCCGCGTGTACAGGGCCCCGACGGGCAGGAGCGGGGCTGCGCTCATGCCGGCCATGAGGATCACCCGTGCACCCAGGCGCAGGAGGGGCGCCGTGGTCTCGAAATCGTGGCGGCCGCTGCTGTCCCACCACACGTCGACCCCGTCGGGAGCGGCCGCCGCGACCTTCCCGGCGAGCTCGGGGTCGCGGTAGTCCAGCGTCACGTCTGCCCCGAGCGAGCGGCACCACTCGCCGTCGGCCGCGGACGCCGAGGTGACCACCCGGGCGCCCATGCGCTTCGCGAGCTGGACGACCGCGCCCCGACCGCCCCGCCGCCGCCGGCCACGAACACGGTCTCTCCGGGCTGGAGGCATGCCTCGCGGACGAGGCCCATGTATGCGGTGGCCGCAGCGTGCAGGACAGGTGCCGCGGCGGTGGGGTCGACGCCGTCGGGCAGCGGGTACAGCCGGTCCTCGGCCACGACCGCGTACTCGGAGAAGGCGCCCTGGCGCCCGGCGTGGCCGAGGCTGTTGGTCCAGACCCGGTCCCCCGGCGCGAAGCCGACCACGCCCAGGCCCGCGGCCGCGACCGTGCCCACGAGGTCGCGGCCGATCACGAAGGGGAACGGCGTCTTGGTCTGGTAGGCCCCCGAGCGGACAAACAGGTCCACATGGTTGACGGCGCTGGCCTCCATCCGCACGAGCACATCCGTCGGCCCGACCTCGGGCACGGGCAGCTGCCCGATCTCTATCCTGTCCGTCCCGCCGAGCTCGCGGACGAACGCCGCCTGCATCACCTGTGCTGCCTCCAGCATCGATTCCTCCTGACTGATCCGACGGTAGCGCTCCCCGGAGGGACAGCGCCCGTCACTCACGCGTGCGCCGTCGCGGCCGCCGGGCGGCCAAGGCTGCGCCCGGACGGCGCGGCTGGCCCATCAGCGTGTCCCGACCGGCGGCGGGTGGTGAGCAGGATGACGGCGAACGCCGCGGCGGCGCCGATCGTGGTCTCGAGCGCGCGGTCCGCAACAAGGGACACGGTGGACTGCGCGGCGATGAACTCGGTCATCATGAGGGGGACGGGGGTCATGAAGACCAGCGCGATGCTGTAGTGCCGGATGGTGAACACCTCGCCCACGAACTGGAGGACCGCGAGCAGGACGGCCAGCTGCAGGGGTGCCCAGTGGACGGCCATGAGCCGGCTGCCACGAGCACCCCGCCGTACGTGCCGACCACGCGGTGGACGGCGCGGACCAGGCCGCGGGTCGCGTCGGCTGCGGCGATGGGCGCTGCCGCGGCGATCATGGCCCAGTAGACGTGGCCCAGACCGGCCATGGCGCCGACGGAGCCGGCCACGCCGAGGGCGATCATGTACCGGCCCGCGTGGCGGAGCATGCGCGGCCACGGGGTGTGCGGGGCCTCGCGGAGCCCCCGGTCGGGGGTGGTCCGGCGGGCGTGCAGGCGCCCCGCGAAGCCGATGAGAAGCACGACGGCGACGCTCGCCACCGCGGTCACGGCGGCCTCCCAGAGGCTCCCGCCGAAAGGAACGGATGCGCTCGCGGTGAACGCGAAGAGGTAGAAGAACGGTCCGGACGGGCGCAGGCGGAGGGTATCGGCGAGGACCGCGAGCACCCCGGCCAGGACCGTGGTCACGGCGGTGAGCTCCCAGGGTGTGGGGTGGGCGAAGGAGTACGCGATCCCGCCGACCACGCTCGCGCACATGAGGATCCCCGCATACGTCTGGTGCTTGAGCCTGAGCCAGTGGGGCTCCACGCGCCCGTAGACGCCGGTGAGGGCGCCGAAGACGGCGTAGACGGTGAGGTCCGTCCTGCCGAGGAGGACCAGCACCACGAGCGGAACGGCGATCCCAGCGCCGATGCGCAGGGCCGGGATCCGGTGGCCGCGGGCGGACGGCAGGTGGAAGAACTCGCGGACGTGCTGCTTCACGGGGCGGGGTGCCCTCCTGACTGCGGGGTGGGTTCGAGACTGGCCAGCAGCGTGCGCAGGTTCTCCGCGAGGCCCTCGGCGCCTGCCGGCCCAAGGGCGGCGAGGAGGCCGGCCTCGAACGCCAGGACGGCCTCGAGGATGGGACGCAGCGCCTCGAGGGCCGGCGGTGCCATGCGGATGAGCGCGCTGCGGCCGTCCTGGGGGTTGGCCTCGCGCTCGACGAGGCCAGCGTCCAGGAGCTTCCTGATCCGCTTGGTGACACCGGGGCCCGAGATGAGCAGCTCCGCCGCGAGCTCGGTGGGTGCCATCGGCCTCCCTGTGCGGGCCAGGACGGAGAGCAGGTCGAACTCGGCCCGCGTGATGGCGTTCCTGGCCAGGACGGCATCGCTGCGCAGCTGGATGATGTGGGCGATGCGGTTGATCCGTCCGACGACATCCACCGGGCGAGTGTCCAGCCCGGGGAAGATGCGTGCCCACTGCCCTCGCACATGGTCGATGCTGTCGATCCGCTCGCTGCTCCCGTCCATGGCAATTTACTTTACCAGATAAGTAACTGGAAAACTAGATATCCCCGATCGGTGCGTGGGTACGCTTGACCCATGGCTGCTTCCGTTCCGACTCCCGAGACGAGTTGGGAACCCCTTTCTCCGCAGGCCGCGGCGGATCTGCTCGCGTCGTCTCCCGTCCGCTGGTGGCTCTCGGGCGGCGTCGCCCTCGACCGGTGGCTCGGAGGGCCCATCCGCGAGCGCCCCAACACGGACGTGAGCGTGGTGTTCGGCGACTTGCCGCAGCTCGTGGCGAGCCTGCCCTCGGGGTACGACGCGTGGGCAGTGCGCGATGAAGAGGACCTCGTGCCGTTCGCGGAGGTGCTGCCGGACGACGAGGTGCAGCCCGTGCTCGTCCGCGACGTCGAGAAGGACGCGTGGGTGCTGAGGATCAACGTGGAAGACGGCGCCCCCCGCGCGTGGGTCTACAAGCGCGACCCGCGGCTGCAGCTGCCCTGGGAGCGCGCGGTGCTGGACATCGGCGGCATCCCGACCGGCGCACCCGAGGTGCAGCTGGTCTGGAAGGCGCTGCGGCCGCGTCCGGAGGACGACGTCGACAAGGACGCGGTGGTGCCCAAGCTCTCCGACGAGGCGCGCGCCTGGTACGAGCGCTGCATCCTCTCGATCCACCCCCACTCCTCGTGGTCGATCCACGTGCGCAGCCCCTTCGCTCCGGCGAAGGCCAGCTGGAACCGCAAGCGCGGCTGACGCCGGCGGGTCCCCCGCGGGCGCCGATTCGCGTCTATTCGCGGACGGCGGCCAGAACAAGCGAGCGGAACCAGCGCTGGGCCGGCGTCAGGCTCGCGTCGCGCCGCGTGTACAGCGACACCGGAGTGCTGTGGCCGGGCCACGGCAGGTCCGCGATGCGCAGGCCGGGGAACCACCCGCAGAACACCTGGGCGACGTGCCGCGGCAGCAGGACGACGAGGTCCGTTGCCTCCAGCACCGCGGGCACGGTCGCATACTCCTCGACGGTCAGCACGACCTGCTGCATGAGCCCGTTGTCGGTGAGGACCTGCAGCGGAAAGACGTGCCCTCCGCGTGCGGAGACGCGCAGGAAGTGGCGGCCCGCGAACATGTCCGGCCCCGTCTCCGGAAGGGGATGGGCCG is a window encoding:
- a CDS encoding zinc-binding dehydrogenase, with product MGARVVTSASAADGEWCRSLGADVTLDYRDPELAGKVAAAAPDGVDVWWDSSGRHDFETTAPLLRLGARVILMAGMSAAPLLPVGALYTRDAKLLGFAISNAAVTDLAKAARVINSLLARGRLAARIGATFHLTEAARAHEALESGSVRGRVLVLP
- a CDS encoding IclR family transcriptional regulator, which produces MAGHAKVGGQSVTSRALNILATFNQAHPVLGLSEIARRSGTPVATCHRLLGDLVEWGALSKTADGQYQIGHRLWSLGMLAPVQKGLREVAAPYMHDVLFATRHVVNLFVLEGSRALLLERISGTAVGQPIARVGERLPLHTSAGGKVLLAYAPPAVVERVFGDLSRDTRHSIVDPMRLRRELERVRERGYATTVEEHALGTSGLAVPVASDGRLHGALGVVSVGSMPDVDRTLPALQVAANAIARTLREGA
- a CDS encoding PDR/VanB family oxidoreductase; the encoded protein is MTAQLEVGVDPAEDTLGMAFPEVRTAVVARREEVADGVVRLTLRPADGGLFDAWDAGAHIDLHVPGQVRQYSICSSPEDRAQLQVAVLRAEDSRGGSAYVHEALAEGDTIEVGGPRNNFSLAPSRKYLFVAGGIGITPMLPMIEAAEAAGKDWRLAYGGRSLSTMAFALELREKYGDRVLLYPSDETGRLDLESLLGVPRALMLVYACGPQRLLEAIEDYCLGWPAGALHLERFAASPTGGGASGPFSVELRRTGRTVEVAAESTVLDAVEAAGVRVLSSCRQGVCGTCEIPVLAGDVDHRDAVLSAEDRAAGTTMLVCVSRAAAGCGKLTLDL
- a CDS encoding FUSC family protein, coding for MAVHWAPLQLAVLLAVLQFVGEVFTIRHYSIALVFMTPVPLMMTEFIAAQSTVSLVADRALETTIGAAAAFAVILLTTRRRSGHADGPAAPSGRSLGRPAAATAHA
- a CDS encoding MFS transporter — protein: MIPAFGWQSMFLVAFIPLVVLVPLGLRFFPETLGAARTAAEDAASASTASEGAPRGGFAGLFRNGFGWISVLFAASTLFTLFAWYGLGTQLPKIMRDSGSDLGPALTFTIALNLGAVAGSIVTAWAGDKFGTVKVSVIAAALAGIGLVALIATPASNTAFIYAALVVAGVGTHGTQSLVIGAIASHYPSELRGTALGWALGVGRIGAVLAPQLSGLMLATKAVPPSMNFVMFGASAIVAAVLLGAIVVRGVRRRSTATLAVEQVA
- a CDS encoding MFS transporter, coding for MTQLANRRQPAAVPRPVRSSDPAAWSYQKRRRYGWIVTVSLLFLMMLSWADKAVLGLAAVPIMKDLHITPEVFGLVSSAMFFTFGVSQLIAAPLANKVQSRWILLVICILWSVAQAPILVFTSLPALWVSRLLLGAGEGPLAPVMMHGVYKWFPEKKGATPAALASSGVTLGIVAFAPVLAWVIGSFGWHMAFALLAVVGLLFAAYWAVVGKEGPYTSRAAELKLDGAPTGTGSGQAAGSTPAIEARVPYLRTILTPSWIFAVLTSFFGYWTFTLAMSWGPAYFQTVLHLTGQQAGSLIALPAAWGAIATVGLSALTQRLHLRGVATRKSRAWILGGGAVFGGAALFAASIVPDPVIAVGLMVFGFGTAPALFALSYLVVAELTSVAQRGANLSIANAVFTTGGVFAPAVSGFLIGGAASPAAGYSASFSLAGGLLLACGVLSLLFVNQQRDRRRLGLDAPKVGA
- a CDS encoding MFS transporter is translated as MSQNHSPSATGNDAARPAVADTPSGPSRRGAIIAVAVCWALVVFDGYDLIVYGSVQNNLIERTGWGLNAASAGTIGSMAFVGMMLGAVFAGRLSDSWGRRKAIILSTVVFSVATVLCAFAPGALAFGALRLIAGLGLGGLVPSANALAAELIPARWRGSMATLMMSGVPIGGTIAALLGLGA
- a CDS encoding alcohol dehydrogenase catalytic domain-containing protein, giving the protein MLEAAQVMQAAFVRELGGTDRIEIGQLPVPEVGPTDVLVRMEASAVNHVDLFVRSGAYQTKTPFPFVIGRDLVGTVAAAGLGVVGFAPGDRVWTNSLGHAGRQGAFSEYAVVAEDRLYPLPDGVDPTAAAPVLHAAATAYMGLVREACLQPGETVFVAGGGGAVGARSSSSRSAWAPGWSPRRPRPTASGAARSGQT
- a CDS encoding cytochrome P450 encodes the protein MTVLTHREAPVLDVDPFSPENLLNRYALHETMRETGPVVYLPAYGVYAVTHFEPVRDILRDFETYCSSGGVGPTDIRKEAEWRPAGILESDPPTHTAMRRGLSKVIHPGSVRGLASAFAPPARELVERLVAAGTFDAVTDLAQVYPLRVFPDAVGIPDSGRENLLPYGAMAFNAFGPRNEIYHRAFENAESVTAWVEWACSRGSLLPGGFGEKIWEQAELGNITPSEASLLVRALLSAGVDSTIGAIGNTILCLAREPEQWERLRREPHLAKFAVDEALRLESPFQMFHRTATVASEVAGVHIPADSKILLFMGAANRDPRRWGDTAETFDLDRSAAGHVAFGMGLHQCVGQPIARLEMELVLKALIDRAETLELNGEPVEELHNTLHFYRSVPLRVSAAAETGSTKE
- a CDS encoding MBL fold metallo-hydrolase; this encodes MDNATTGLEVITLGTAAGPAIRSGAPGIATAVVVYGAHYLVDFGLGCTRQAQAAGLRGKDLRAAFVTHLHSDHVGELPAYLLWNWGAPVEGFEHDVPIYGPGPDTSAMVSSILAAYDYDIRIRIVDEGRPDLRKIVRPVDIPLPAGIAAAGPEHTPAMEPFAVYEDEFVTVTAILVEHPPVFPAFAFRFDTRYGSVVISGDTTECANVARLARSADLLVHEAVNLAFFAERDFSPEFLNHQQISHTTPDGVGRIATAAGVPHVVLSHLAGVATDDEWADGVRTEFAGKVTVAKPGQRFALAPEPART